Proteins encoded within one genomic window of Sphingomonas cannabina:
- a CDS encoding Gfo/Idh/MocA family protein, with amino-acid sequence MSALRQHWPMPSDPRPIVIVGTGGIVKDAHLPAYRKAGFTVAGLYDTDRARAEALAAEWGIATVFGSLEEAAAADAVFDVAAPPVAHAAILSALSEGAAVLLQKPMGLDLAAATAIRQVCRERRLTASVNFQLRYSAMMLAVADAIAQGRLGELVEIEVHLNLVTPWQLFPHLIPNPRVEIVSHSIHYLDTIRALAGDPAGVFARSYAHPSSRLADTRTTAILDYGGTLRATLSINHHHDFGRRFQDASFRIEGTEGAAMVKLGLLLDYPTGEPDELWFARKGGPWQQIALEGAWFPDAFIGPMANLQRFAAGEDDHLATNVEDAWRTMALVEACYRAAAAPAFPIPTE; translated from the coding sequence GTGAGCGCGCTCCGGCAGCACTGGCCGATGCCGTCCGACCCGCGGCCGATCGTGATCGTCGGCACCGGCGGGATCGTGAAGGACGCGCATCTGCCCGCCTATCGCAAGGCGGGCTTCACCGTCGCCGGGCTCTACGACACCGACCGCGCGCGGGCCGAGGCGCTGGCGGCGGAATGGGGCATCGCCACCGTGTTCGGCTCGCTGGAGGAGGCGGCGGCCGCCGATGCGGTGTTCGACGTCGCCGCGCCGCCGGTCGCCCATGCCGCGATCCTGTCCGCACTGTCCGAGGGCGCGGCGGTGCTGCTGCAGAAGCCGATGGGGCTCGACCTCGCCGCCGCCACCGCGATCCGGCAGGTGTGCCGGGAGCGCCGGCTGACGGCGTCGGTCAACTTCCAGCTGCGTTATTCGGCGATGATGCTGGCGGTGGCGGACGCGATCGCGCAGGGGCGGCTCGGCGAGCTGGTCGAGATCGAGGTGCACCTCAACCTCGTCACGCCCTGGCAGCTGTTCCCGCATCTCATCCCCAATCCGCGGGTCGAGATCGTGTCGCATTCGATCCACTATCTCGACACGATCCGCGCGCTCGCCGGCGATCCCGCGGGCGTGTTCGCGCGCAGCTACGCGCATCCGTCGAGCCGGCTCGCCGACACGCGCACCACCGCGATCCTCGACTATGGCGGGACGCTGCGCGCGACGCTGTCGATCAACCATCACCATGATTTCGGCCGCCGCTTCCAGGACGCCTCATTCCGCATCGAGGGGACCGAGGGCGCGGCGATGGTGAAGCTCGGGCTGCTGCTCGACTATCCGACCGGCGAGCCCGACGAGCTCTGGTTCGCGCGCAAGGGCGGGCCGTGGCAGCAGATCGCGCTTGAAGGCGCATGGTTCCCTGACGCATTCATCGGCCCGATGGCCAATCTCCAGCGCTTCGCGGCGGGCGAGGACGACCATCTCGCCACCAATGTCGAGGACGCGTGGAGAACCATGGCATTGGTCGAAGCCTGCTATCGCGCCGCCGCCGCACCCGCGTTTCCGATTCCCACAGAATGA